TCAGCGATGACAGCTACGTCATATCTAGGTGGGCAAGGGCTCCCGGTGAtggtagatgaagaagaacagagtCTTCTTAAACCAGAGACTCCTTTTGTTAAATTCGAGTTTTTTCTACTTACGGCTAAGGATTTGGGGAACATTGATTCGTGCTGGACAGGAAGGAGACTTgggattttgaaatttagggtttgtgaATTTTGCACCCACTggcatctctctctttcgttttATTTTCGACCTCAAACTTTACAATATACAATTTCAGATGTTTCTTTGCGAAATTTTACGAAACTACCACTGAAACTTCGTAAAGATCAGAGTGTCTGCTGCTTCCTAAGTTCATCATTTGTGCTTTGAAGTGGATTTGAGGGGTTTAACCTACATTGCTTATCTTGACACAaattatgtaaacaaaaatgttattttgaaTCATCTCTTAACAGATTGGAGtgagttttaagtttttggatTCTTGGTTTACAAGCCATTACAACAAAATTCCTTCTCATCACTCTTCTTTGGTCGCCACTTGTTTCTGGCGAAGAGCTCTCCAACCAATATCATGCCTAAAGAAACCTCCAGGCCAGTTGATCTGTTGTACTGCCGAGTACGCTCTTTCACGCGCCTCTTCCAAGTCTTTACCCTTCGCCGTGACCCCAAGAACACGTCCCCCAGTTGCTACAACATTCCCCTCTGAATCTAGACCCGTTCCTGCGTGGAAAACCTTCACTCCAGGAGCAActctttcagcttcttcaagGTTTTTGATGATTGATCCTTTCTCATAAGAACCAGGATAACCATTGCTTGCCATTACAACCACCATTGCTGAATCTTTTGACCAATCAAGTGATACACCACTTAGCTCGCCTTTACAAGCCGCTAGCAAAACTTTTGCTAGGTCAGACTCTAGACGCATCATCAATACCTGTATTTAAGCAATAATCTGCATTGTTTAGAGCAATAATCATACCGAGACTAAACAAGGTTTTTTCAGAAAAGGTGGCGTTTCTCACCTGACATTCTGGATCTCCAAACCGTACATTGAACTCAATAAGCTTAGGCAAACCGGATTTCTTCTCGATCATGAGACCCGCAAACAGAACGCCGACAAACTTACATCCTTCTTCAGCCATTCCTTTAACAGTGGGATGGATTATAGACTCCATCACAAAATCCTGAAGCTCCTTGGTCAAGACCGGTGCAGGAGAATACGCTCCCATGCCGCCTGTGTTAGGACCGGTATCTCCATCTCCAACACGCTTGTGGTCCTGAGCAGATTCTAGAGGAATGGCGTTTTCTCCATCCACAAGTGCGAAGAAGGACGCTTCTTCTCCCTCGAGAAACTCCTCAACGACCACCTGACATCCTGCAGAACCAAACACACCTTTGACCAGCATAGAATCAACAGCTTCAAAAGCCTCCTCTAGTTCCATGGCAACAGTGACTCCTTTTCCAGCTGCTAATCCATCCGCTTTAATCACAATCGGTGCCCCTTGTTCTTGAATGTATTCTTTCGCGGCAGATGCAtcagaaaatgttttatactGCATTTGAATTCCATTCAATAATACCGTATTAGCCACATCAAATTGGAATCCTTAAGATAATATCAAAGCTACGAATCTGCTACTACTTTTATTCCACCGATTTACCGAGCCCTCAACCACATAGCCAACCAAACCATAGTACACCTAGCACTCACTAACCGCTCTCTAACCAACTCACAACAGCTATAACCTGCTACATTAAGTACTAGGCTAGATTAAAGCAGACCTATAGCTAACAGTTGAACACTTCAAAGCTTATAATCTTTACATAGCAACCTTATGGATCCTAACACAGCAAGGGAAGAAATTGGTAACCATCAGggataaatgaaaaagagaaagcgACGCAAACCTTAGCAGTAGGGATATTGTACTTGTGGCAAAGATTCTTCATAAAGTTCTTGGAACCTTCCAAAGCAGCAGCTTGAGAAGAAGGGCCAAAGGTGAGGATACCGGCCTTAACAAGGTCATTAGCGAGACCAGCAACAAGAGGCACTTCAGGGCCAACAACCACTAAACCAACATTCCATTTCTGACAGAAAGAGATGACAGCTAAACTGTCTGATATGTCAAGGTCAGGTACACAAGTGGCATCTCCGGAACTGGATATACCGGCGTTTCCAGGTGCGCATAACACAGAATCACAAGAAGGAGACCGCTTCAAGGCGTGGCAAAGGGCGTGTTCTCTCCCTCCTCCACCAATTACAAGAACATTCACTCTCTCTTCTGCAGAAATCGAAATCGATATTACTATATAATCAATGGCGTTCAAATTCGATATCTTTACAATAACATTCAACCAAGTTTGTTAATTCATAATGAGCAAAAGGGTATTTACCAGAGCCGCCGTTACCGATAGAAAGAGACGGCTGAGATTCTTCTGAAACGCATCGGAGCAAAAAAAGGCGTCTTTGGATTCGGTTCGAAGAGAAACGAGAGTTACTAAGGACGTGATTGGTAGTAGAGAATTTGAGAGGAGCAACAAATGGAAGAGAATTGGAGGAGGCGAATCTGAGGGAGAGAAGAAAGGGTTTAGttgggttgttgttgttggagaagagattgatagaagaagatgaaggataGCAATTAGATGCACACAACGACGACATGGAGGGAGACTGTCAAAGTAGAGGACTCTGGACTCGGACCAGCGTAGACAAGGGTTTAAAGTGGTTCCTCCCttcttgtttttgagtttacttatttttttggtagttAAAGAATAAATACCAAATCAAATCGTGACCAATAAAACATCTTCATTGTATGTGTAATTTTGTTgtctattattatttgtagACGCCGGTCCTGATAAGGCccaatacaaaataattttttctttaatgagttttgttgataaaagttaaaaattaaGACTAAATCctataacttttagaaaataaaaaatagataaatttaaaaatggagactaaatattaaaattttagaatataGGATATAGTTTTgcaataacaaatttttttggagGCCtaattttgttactaaaaaGCTTAAACTTTTGGAGGCCCAATACCCATGTATCTTGggtcaaataatattttttaattgataatcACATTTAAGAGGAAGAGACTTCAACTGTTTCGACCAAACATCAAAACGTTGTCGGATCAGCTACTGgatcaagattcaagagagaaaagaaatttaaacttgGTGGGTTTGATGGGCTGAAAAGTTTTAATGTTGTTGGGCTGAGATTGATCCATGACTCTGTCATCTAAAACAGGTTTTGTCTGAAGTTCTGAAcctttgtttatgttatgaGGTTTTCCTTGATATATACTATACGGTTCGCCATGACTGAAATATTGCTTCTGAGCTTTTGACCGGTAAGTATGAAGTACCAAATTCACGATCTGGAGGAAGACACGGCTATTTTCACGAAGGAATCGGTTTGATTTTCACAGAAACACAATGTGCAAACACATGAGCGGCAAAGTCATTAatttttagttgatttttcttttctatttgtaAAACTAAACGATgcaattaattttggttagTAATTTACATGCTTTAAAACAGTTTGCGATAGATAAGGTTATATGGTGGCCGTGAAACAAACAAGTGGTCTGTAACCAGCAAACCTCAAGTACTGTTTGTATTCATGCATCCTCATCGACATATAACcaaccaaacagaaaaaaaataaagaaaaagaactcaccaaaaacaaaagccaaaTGGCTGAAAACTGGCTGCTCCAAATATTGATATCAAGAGAGCTTGCTTATACAGATGCAAAAACCGATAAGCGTCTTACGAATGCAAAGCCATGAAGAGGTTCTGCTTACGGGCATGCTCTGGGACAAGCCTGTTCACGATTTCAGGAGGTATGCCAGATAGCTCTGCAACAACACATAAAACCTCAGTTCATGATTTTGAAGTACTGAAAGTTAAGGATGACAGGTTCATGTCTATGGAGAACaaagtgtttatatattttgcttagTAATCATATATTTCAGAGGCCACAACGGCACCATACTTGTTCAATTTATTTAGCATCCTCAATATTCAAAGAGCATATACTAACACTGAATGATGTTTATATGTATTACCAATCATGAACACAACGCAACATGTCAACAACTTAACGGAGCATACTACATATGTTAGATCTCTTAATAGGcccaacaagaaaaataaggGAACTGTACCTTGCGGTTTAAAGTTGAAAAGTGGAGGAAGTGGTCGGCCATTGGGAAGACGAGTGTTTGGGTCCCTTAGCTCATCAAATAACGGATGGATACAAGCTTCCAACTACAATAACACCAGAAGAGtgtttttaatgaatttaGATCATTAGATGCTAATATGGAGGGAACGGAACGAATTAACTTACAGCTGTACATCTCAAATTGGGGGAATATTGGAAGAACCTACAAAGAAGATCAACTGCTTCTGGTGGCAAACGTTTTTGGAACACCTGAGCATAAATAGAATATTCATGCAGTAATAAGGATTCAGAGAGAAGCGAAGCTCAAGGAGATAATTATCACTGAAGTCaattaaacctttttttactatgggaaaataaaaaatcctaGATACAGCTTAATGCAAAGTGCAAACCACCAAGTTGTAGAATGTCAGAGAACAAAATCCTGAAAACCATTTCCACCAGAGAGAAATACTCAAACTAGAACTAAAGCCACAATCATTTAGCCAATTGTTTTCAACTCTACCACAGATAGTTTTATAAAGCAGAGGAAATGAcaacattaattttatttttgatatttactCTTGAATGATTCATACTCCAAACCATCACAAATACCAGAACTCCTCTTTGAAAAAATGCATTCACCAACAAAACCACTGATTAAAGATTATTCTGGTAGGTGATAATCAATAACATTAGAAGGCATACCTTGTGCCATGGATGAGGTTTTATCTGCGGAAACTTAAATTCTGTATAGTTTGGATTCATGCACTTGATTTCTTCCCTTGTTGGTGTACCTAAAACCTGCATGACATATCAAAGcaaatgaaataagaaaaccaaGGTTTCCTCGAAATCAGACTGAGCAATCCAAAGGTTACTGCTTTCTTCTATACTGAATACGAACTCAACAATAGACGTAACAAATTGTGATGCCTAAGCCTAATAATCATTCAGATATAAAGTTGACAATCTGCACCTGTCTGCTACGTAAACAAAAGTTCTAAAAGAACTTATCACTTTATCAGGACTTGATGATTTTAGataaatttaaagaattaATAAAAGGCTACCTTAATGATTTCAACAAGCTGATCAACTCCGCTCTCACCAGGAAACAGAGGCTGTACGACAAATTAGCAAGGGCACAAAATAGTAAGACAAGGAATAAACTGAATGAATAGAACAACATATAGCTAATGCAAAAATCATGCTTTAACCTGTCCAAGAAGCAGTTCGGCCATCACACAACCAGTGGACCATATATCAATTGCAGTTGTGTATTCACTGGCACCAAAAATGAGTTCTGGAGCACGATAGTATCTAGAACAGATGTAAGAAACATTGGGTTCTCCTTTTACCTACAGAGAACGAGAACATGTCATACTCCAAGAATGAATTCGTTAAAAGCTGTGTCAATAAAACTTACCAACACTTTTGCACTCCCGAAATCACATATTTTTAGCTGATGCGTGTGTGGGTTCACCTGCACAACAACATCTGTAAAGTCAGATATATAAATGCATTTAAATTAACACCGAACAACTTTTTAGATAGCAATTCTAACTAGTTAGAATTTTTAAGCTCAGACATGTTACTCTAAGAACCCAGCTCAATTTCTCAAAGTTAATTTCAGAATCCAATTTTAACAACTAGCTTTCTCAATAATATAAACTCGAAAAGAGAAGCCTAGTTCCTCTGTGAAGGGagtaaatgaaattaaaagtaTTAAATCTCCAGGCCTGTTATAAACATACATCATGTCAGAATCCAAACCTAGTATGACATCTttaatgtaaataatataCGTGTCTATTTATCTCCTGCTCATAGAgcattcaaacaaaaataggtTATAGCAAAAAAAAGGTCATCTGTTATATATTCCTTTCAAAACAGGGAGACGCAAATGGAACTTGCCAGCAGGTTTTGAGGCTTGATATCACGGTGACAAAGACCAAAGGAATTATGGATGTAAGCAAGCGCCCTGCAAATCTGTCACCATTAACAGAAACTTATCAAAAATGTTTGAAGAAAACCCAGCGGATTATCAATCTGGCATGCATTTACAAATATTATGAAgcaaaaactacaaaaaagattaaaaaaggTTCAAATGTAGGAAATAGTTACCTGATAGGTGTAGAGTTTAACATATATCAATGGCATCAGCTGGTTTGTCCTACTATAACTTCTTGCAACACGATTGACGGTCTCAGGCACAAATTCAAGGACAAGATTCAAATAAACCTCTTCGTTGTCTGTTCTTGAGAAAAAGCTATGCTTTAAAGCAACGGCATTGGGATGGTCTAGCATCTGCATTATTTGTAGCTCCCTGTTCTTGTAGCGTTTGTCTTGTAGAACCTTCTTGATGGCAACAACCTCCCCAGTTTCCCTACATTTAGCCTACCAAAAGGAAACATAAATGTGCAGGGGAATGGAGCCAAATCAATAGAACGAACATCATGGGTCTTATGTTAAATTAGCTCACTTGGAAAACCATGCCAAAGGAACCAGTACCAACAACATGTTCTGATATGTAACTGACTGTCTGccaatccaaaaaaaatctatatgaGAAACAGTTAGATAAACTACATTACCAACTAACACATACAATTATCCATAACCATCCAACCTGTCTTGATTGACCATTTCGACCACGGAGTGTGGTTCTAATCACATGACCAGGCTCAGCACCAGCCCCATCAATAATATCTGGTTCACTATCCTGCAACGTAACGAAAACCTCAGACACTGTAACCAACTCCATAACATATATAAGCTCAGGATAAAGAAGTGAAGCTAAAAAACAGTTgaataaacatgaaaaaaagaagaagcaatgcAAGACTTACTCTCTCATCATCGGTCTCTACTTTGTCCCTTATCCTCGTCTCAGCCAAATCTCTGGTCAACCAATCGACAGAACTAGAAGAGCTCTTTAAACCTTTGGCAGATCTCGAAGTGCCTACTCCATTTCCCAGTCCAGAGGATGCCATGATATATATTCAGAAGATAACACGTACTACTAGTAATTGATAGCATCATAAACCCATGGTGATTTCTTGGTGTCCCATCCCATCAAAGAGCCGATCTTCCTAGTAGAATTTGTAGGCCCATTTGCATTAAATAAGGTGTGTTATTATATCTCAAGTATCTTGATCATTAGCTAAATCATgaacacatacaaaaaaaagtaaacttgTGTAAGCACTGATGAACTTTGAACTAGTGGTGAATTGATACACTGTAAAACCTAGCCCAATAGAGACAGATCAGATCTACTGCCGACTAGAATTGATTTGAAATCGACAAGGTTTGGTTTGAAAACTGAAATTCTATAGCCAAAAGCAGCTCAGAAAATCAGCAAAACAGTTACTAGTACCCAGAAGAACCCTAGTTCAACAACAACTCAGAAAAAAAGCACATTGAGAGAATAAAGAGCGAAACTTTGGAAAAGATTCGCAGTGATATGATTAGGTAGaagagtaaaataaaaatgatcaTCACCTTGAGCTGTCGTGAAGAAGAACTGAAACCAAAGTCAAGCATTTGACGattgtcttttcttcttctttcttcaattgAAGAGCttcacataaatatataaaatagaatatttCTCGGTGAATGATCGGATTGAGAAAAAAGCTAAACCTTTAGATTCTTCAAgcgttaattttgttttcccaaCTTCTTCACACCTTCTTTGTCGATTTCTATCGTTTTGAATCAAACGAGAATATGAGACGACAGCTCATCATTATAAGCATcatatattaatctttttcttatatttatgtttctataagatttttatttatgcttagttatatattttttccttcaaaaaattaattagacCTTGTTAAAATTTCATACTATACTTTTTAATGGATGTCCCCAAATATCATAACAACTGGAACTCAATTTTCAAACCTCAGCCTACCTAATTTTTGTAACCGgatattcaaactttttggTGTACAACTTATTTCAACTATAGTGgaaaatttacaaaagaaaacaacattttgtgATTACTAGAAATCGCTTcaaatgtatgtttttgtCAACACATTCGAGCCTCCACTCCAAAATGCATCTATATGGGATTTATATTCTAATATGTgccttttgatttttgagatacgataaaacaacaatatattCTTGGAATTTTCTAGTGAATTAAAATACTGTTGTAGggcaaaaaataatttcaaaaaaataaagccACTTTCGTATTTGCTGGTTATTATATAGTAAAAGTCGCCTTTACTTGTCGACAGTTAGGTAAGGCTTAACACATCACacttctttttgtgtgtgtggcGATGGAGATTTTGTATCGGGTTTTATTAGTGATATTAAAGCTTAAggatgtattttttttatctgcaATTGGTTTTATCATAATATAAGCCTTCTAAATACGAAAAGATTGATCAAATACATTCCCGTTTTCACAAAAGTgaagttaattatttttgctttGGTGAGCTCTCTCGAAAATACACGTTAGGCATGCACATTGCTTTGGTTACTACTACTCTCTGGTCTCCGCGTGATCTTATTTACTAATTAGAATAAGCAAAAAAGGGCTAAATGCAATAAAGTCGTAAGTAGGTCCAAAGTGTACTGCTCATCAGCCTACACAAATAGGGAGTGGTGGTCTTATAACCTAAAAAGGCTAAAGTTGCTTTCTTTTGCTTAATAAAGTATCGTAGATATATTACCCATTTAACAATGATTTTAGTGTTgaccaaacaacaacaaaacaatgatttaCGATAGTACTGTGTGTATGTAGTTGGATTGGAAGCTAAATGTGTTAGGCTTTTGATTGCCATTGGCCTCTCCGGCCCGGTCCTGAGCCCGTGAATGATGAGGATAATACTGACAAGTCcgcattttttttattaaacaaacattcaaattttgataatgatcgtttttttatgttaaaagGCTTTCATGATAATGAACGTACTTATTAACATTACATTATGTTTGTAATGCATATTTCACaatatgtataattaaatttagcaatttaaaattttctggTGGCAAAGTTGTGGATAATTCTAGCTACATCCCTCCTATTTACACACGTGGTTCACTTCTTCTGCCTCAATCATTTTGTTCGGCAATTTTTCAACGCCAAACGCTTTTTGTTTAAAACGCCAACGCAAAACCAGCGTTTTGTAATCTTATTGGCTAAATCTCAAAAGAAAtgggaaaaaacaaatctccaGGCTATTCCTTATTTCTAGGCCAAAACTATCTCCACGAttctaacaaacaaaaattacagaaATGTCAATGTCATCGTCCTCCTTtatctctctcactttcttcttccttcttctcgtttcttcatcgtcatcttcCGATGACATCTCTGAGCTATTCGACGACTGGTGCCAGAAACATGGCAAAACGTACggttcagaagaagagaggcaaCAGAGGATTCAAATCTTTAAAGATAATCACGACTTCGTTACGCAACACAATCTCATCACTAACGCTacttactctctctctctcaatgcTTTCGCGGATCTGACTCACCACGAGTTCAAGGCTTCTCGTCTTGGTCTCTCTGTTTCCGCTCCGTCGGTGATAATGGCTAGTAAGGGACAGAGTCTCGGTGGTAGCGTAAAGGTTCCAGATTCTGTTGATTGGAGAAAGAAGGGAGCTGTTACTAATGTCAAAGATCAAGGAAGCTGCGGTATTTGAtttaactttcttcttcatcaaaatttcagatttgatTGGAGTTTATAGTTCAGCGACTTAGGATGTGATTCAAGAACTTTAAGATTGGATTTAGATCGGAGAAAGTCTTAAACTTTAGAATCTTTGATGGTGCAGATTCATCTTCTGTGGTTATTTAGTACGTATGCTACAAGAAGACCAATCATGACGTAGTTTGTCACACTAATCTAATTTTGCATCtctttttgtcctttttagGAGTATAATAAGAGAAAGTATGCGAGTAATATAGTGATTGAACTTTTTAGGAAAGTCTAGAAGCAATTATCATTGTATCTTTTATGAAAGTTATTGTTTCATAGAGTAGGCAATGTAGGAATTTGGTCTCAGAAATAGTAAATTTGTTCTCAGATGAATCCATAGTTGATTATTTgagttgatgatgattatttATAGGGGCATGTTGGTCGTTCTCGGCGACTGGAGCTATGGAGGGAATTAACCAGATAGTAACAGGAGATCTCATCAGCCTCTCTGAGCAGGAACTGATTGATTGTGACAAGTCCTACAATGCTGGCTGTAATGGTGGTCTCATGGACTATGCTTTTGAATTTGTCATTAAAAACCATGGAATAGACACAGAGAAAGACTATCCTTATCAAGAACGTGATGGCACCTGTAAGAAGGATAAGGTATCTGTTTAGCTGTTTCTCcttgttttaatttctcttcCCTGTTTGTTTCCTTGATCTTTGACATCACTAACTTACACAAGTCTCTTTTGTTCTGCAGTTGAAACAAAAGGTTGTGACAATTGATAGCTATGCTGGTGTAAAATCAAATGATGAGAAAGCGTTAATGGAGGCTGTAGCGGCTCAGCCAGTTAGTGTTGGCATCTGTGGAAGCGAGAGAGCGTTTCAGCTATATTCTAGTGTAAGTTGTAAGATTAGTGATCAACCTACTCTATTTTCTGAATGTTCAACGTCTCATTGTTTAGAAATTTTACCTTTTGATGCAGGGAATATTCTCTGGCCCGTGTTCGACATCATTGGATCATGCTGTGCTCATAGTAGGATATGGTTCACAGAATGGTGTTGATTATTGGATTGTGAAAAACTCATGGGGAAAAAGTTGGGGAATGGATGGGTTTATGCACATGCAGCGTAACACTGAAAATTCAGACGGCGTTTGCGGAATCAACATGCTTGCTTCATATCCCATCAAGACACATCCAAACCCGCCTCCACCGTCCCCTCCTGGCCCTACAAAATGCAACCTTTTCACGTATTGTTCATCTGGAGAGACTTGTTGCTGTGCAAGAGAATTGTTTGGTTTATGCTTCTCATGGAAATGCTGCGAGATAGAATCCGCTGTGTGTTGCAAGGATGGTCGTCATTGTTGTCCACATGATTACCCTGTTTGTGATACAACCAGAAGTCTCTGCCTTAAGGTATTTTAGCTGTGGATATATGCATACTGATCACGATGCCTACttctatgttttgttgacTGATGAAGCTATTTCTTTTCTGACAGAAAACTGGTAATTTCACTGCGATCAAGCCCTTCTGGAAGAAGAATTCTTCAAAACAACTTGGCCGATTTGAGGAATGGGTTATGTGAGAGAAGTTTTACGCACATGTTACAGAAAATTCAAACTCATCCATACAAAAACCTCGTAGATTCGATTATCTGCGAGGGGATTATTTGTAGCTGTTATTGAGATAGATATATACGATATCATCACGGATGTATTTTTAGTCTCTCATTTGGATGTATACAACTTCTGAGTCAATAAAGGACACTTGCAGGACAAGCACAGTATTTGTATCTGCAAGACACATAAAGTAATAAGAGTATCATCTATGTATATTATAGAGAGACTAAGCTTCACTGTTGTTGTTCTCTCTCTTGTTCAGTTCTGcgatctccttcttcttttttgtgtgcagGGAGTAGAAGTAAGAAGCTAGAGCCAAGACCGCCCCTAGCAAAGCACCTCTTCTCTGCCAACCAAATTCATCGTCCATGAAATCAAAAGCCAACACAACTAGCAGAGCCACAACCGGTGAAGCACCCATATGAACAACATCAGCGAATAAACCGGACACCAAAAGCACCAAACCTAACAGCCCGACCGCCCAAACCTGCCAAGAGAGAGCCAACCCGACCAAACTCAGAATGTAGTAAGTCTTCCCTTTCTTAAACCTCTCGCTGTCGCCTTTTAACTCCTTAAACTCACCACTCGCAAACAGACCCACAGTGCAAATGAGTGTGGCGATGAAGGAAACACAGATTTGCATCTCC
This sequence is a window from Arabidopsis thaliana chromosome 1 sequence. Protein-coding genes within it:
- the SK41 gene encoding shaggy-like protein kinase 41 yields the protein MASSGLGNGVGTSRSAKGLKSSSSSVDWLTRDLAETRIRDKVETDDERDSEPDIIDGAGAEPGHVIRTTLRGRNGQSRQTVSYISEHVVGTGSFGMVFQAKCRETGEVVAIKKVLQDKRYKNRELQIMQMLDHPNAVALKHSFFSRTDNEEVYLNLVLEFVPETVNRVARSYSRTNQLMPLIYVKLYTYQICRALAYIHNSFGLCHRDIKPQNLLVNPHTHQLKICDFGSAKVLVKGEPNVSYICSRYYRAPELIFGASEYTTAIDIWSTGCVMAELLLGQPLFPGESGVDQLVEIIKVLGTPTREEIKCMNPNYTEFKFPQIKPHPWHKVFQKRLPPEAVDLLCRFFQYSPNLRCTALEACIHPLFDELRDPNTRLPNGRPLPPLFNFKPQELSGIPPEIVNRLVPEHARKQNLFMALHS
- the SK41 gene encoding shaggy-like protein kinase 41; translated protein: MQMLDHPNAVALKHSFFSRTDNEEVYLNLVLEFVPETVNRVARSYSRTNQLMPLIYVKLYTYQICRALAYIHNSFGLCHRDIKPQNLLVNPHTHQLKICDFGSAKVLVKGEPNVSYICSRYYRAPELIFGASEYTTAIDIWSTGCVMAELLLGQPLFPGESGVDQLVEIIKVLGTPTREEIKCMNPNYTEFKFPQIKPHPWHKVFQKRLPPEAVDLLCRFFQYSPNLRCTALEACIHPLFDELRDPNTRLPNGRPLPPLFNFKPQELSGIPPEIVNRLVPEHARKQNLFMALHS
- the PUR2 gene encoding Glycinamide ribonucleotide (GAR) synthetase (Glycinamide ribonucleotide (GAR) synthetase; FUNCTIONS IN: phosphoribosylamine-glycine ligase activity; INVOLVED IN: purine base biosynthetic process, purine nucleotide biosynthetic process; LOCATED IN: chloroplast; EXPRESSED IN: 23 plant structures; EXPRESSED DURING: 13 growth stages; CONTAINS InterPro DOMAIN/s: Phosphoribosylglycinamide synthetase, conserved site (InterPro:IPR020559), Phosphoribosylglycinamide synthetase, C-domain (InterPro:IPR020560), Phosphoribosylglycinamide synthetase, ATP-grasp (A) domain (InterPro:IPR020561), ATP-grasp fold, subdomain 1 (InterPro:IPR013815), PreATP-grasp-like fold (InterPro:IPR016185), Phosphoribosylglycinamide synthetase, N-domain (InterPro:IPR020562), ATP-grasp fold (InterPro:IPR011761), ATP-grasp fold, subdomain 2 (InterPro:IPR013816), Pre-ATP-grasp fold (InterPro:IPR013817), Rudiment single hybrid motif (InterPro:IPR011054), Phosphoribosylglycinamide synthetase (InterPro:IPR000115); Has 12648 Blast hits to 12644 proteins in 2666 species: Archae - 340; Bacteria - 7373; Metazoa - 216; Fungi - 226; Plants - 88; Viruses - 0; Other Eukaryotes - 4405 (source: NCBI BLink).); this translates as MSSLCASNCYPSSSSINLFSNNNNPTKPFLLSLRFASSNSLPFVAPLKFSTTNHVLSNSRFSSNRIQRRLFLLRCVSEESQPSLSIGNGGSEERVNVLVIGGGGREHALCHALKRSPSCDSVLCAPGNAGISSSGDATCVPDLDISDSLAVISFCQKWNVGLVVVGPEVPLVAGLANDLVKAGILTFGPSSQAAALEGSKNFMKNLCHKYNIPTAKYKTFSDASAAKEYIQEQGAPIVIKADGLAAGKGVTVAMELEEAFEAVDSMLVKGVFGSAGCQVVVEEFLEGEEASFFALVDGENAIPLESAQDHKRVGDGDTGPNTGGMGAYSPAPVLTKELQDFVMESIIHPTVKGMAEEGCKFVGVLFAGLMIEKKSGLPKLIEFNVRFGDPECQVLMMRLESDLAKVLLAACKGELSGVSLDWSKDSAMVVVMASNGYPGSYEKGSIIKNLEEAERVAPGVKVFHAGTGLDSEGNVVATGGRVLGVTAKGKDLEEARERAYSAVQQINWPGGFFRHDIGWRALRQKQVATKEE